The genomic segment TTCGGTATGCTGTAGCCAGTCCAGTGAAAAAAATTTAATAATTTTCCTTCTTCTTTGTAAATTTAAAGCAAAGTTTGTAGCTATTCTGTAAAGGTAAGTGGAAAATTTTGCAGTGGGTTCATATTTATCAATTGCTTGATAAACTCTTAGGAATGTTTCTTGTGCTGCATCTTCAGCATCCTGGCGGGAACCAAGAAATTTATAAAGGTAGTTAATTAATGGTTTTTCATATTTATTAAGAACATCATTAAATACAAATTTATCATCTCTTTTATTCATTAAGTAGGGAAAAATTCCTATTATCCAAGCCCCAATAATTTTTTTGCGTTTTCTTTTGCTACTTTCTGAAACACTGTTTCGCTTATTTTCTTTTCACTTCTAAGTTTAAGTAAGAAATCAACCAGTTTAGTGTGTGTAAGCGGTGTACAGATATCTGTTCCGAAATAAAGCCTGTCCTGGAATTCATTTAGAAATTTTACAGCATAATCAGGGTCTCGCGATAAAGCGTTATAGCCACTACCAGCAGAAAGATCTCCTAACATGTTAGGATAACGCCGCATCAATTTT from the Elusimicrobiota bacterium genome contains:
- a CDS encoding RNA polymerase sigma factor — translated: MNKRDDKFVFNDVLNKYEKPLINYLYKFLGSRQDAEDAAQETFLRVYQAIDKYEPTAKFSTYLYRIATNFALNLQRRRKIIKFFSLDWLQHTEEDDFPVQFPDLKQKDSQQILEEEETTKKVRIALSQLPSLQKSAVILSFYENKSYQEISEILQKSIPSVESLIFRAKSNLRKKIKNL